A part of Halobaculum sp. MBLA0143 genomic DNA contains:
- a CDS encoding phosphoribosyltransferase family protein codes for MNRAEKATLQLRAVAVLRTLKETRTYEELAELTGLPAGDLNRYVNGHVLPGADRAEAVVAGVGREALATELRERVSFDDEGYVDNSAVVFDQSFLDLVAPVAAERLGFERPDVVLTAATDGITLGAAMASHFDARVAYAKKSKETAVEEFVESRQRLASGIELTYYLPADAVNDGETVLVVDDLIRSGETQELLLDIVERAGGEVTGVFALIAVGDEGVQRAERQTDAPVGSLTQFEQ; via the coding sequence ATGAACAGAGCAGAGAAGGCGACTCTCCAACTGCGGGCGGTCGCCGTGTTGCGGACGCTGAAGGAGACTCGGACGTACGAGGAGTTGGCAGAGCTGACCGGGCTGCCGGCGGGCGACCTCAACCGCTACGTCAACGGGCACGTCCTGCCGGGCGCCGACCGGGCGGAGGCGGTCGTCGCCGGGGTCGGTCGGGAGGCGCTGGCGACGGAACTGCGCGAACGGGTGTCGTTCGACGACGAGGGGTACGTGGACAACTCTGCGGTCGTGTTCGACCAGTCGTTCTTGGATCTCGTCGCCCCGGTCGCGGCCGAACGCCTGGGGTTCGAACGGCCGGACGTGGTGTTGACGGCCGCGACGGACGGGATCACCCTCGGCGCGGCGATGGCCTCGCACTTCGACGCCCGGGTGGCGTACGCCAAGAAGTCGAAGGAGACCGCCGTAGAGGAGTTCGTGGAGTCGCGCCAACGGCTCGCGTCCGGGATCGAGCTGACGTACTACCTCCCGGCCGACGCCGTCAACGACGGGGAGACGGTGCTCGTCGTGGACGACCTGATCCGGTCGGGCGAGACACAGGAACTGTTGTTAGACATCGTCGAGCGGGCGGGCGGCGAGGTGACGGGCGTGTTCGCGCTGATCGCGGTCGGCGACGAGGGCGTCCAGCGGGCCGAACGCCAGACGGACGCGCCGGTGGGATCGCTGACGCAGTTCGAGCAGTAG
- a CDS encoding 30S ribosomal protein S17e: MAIKPKYVKKTASLLLERYPQSFNADFETNKEHVSELTNVESKSVRNRIAGYITRQKANAGPA, from the coding sequence ATGGCAATCAAGCCGAAGTACGTCAAGAAGACCGCCAGCCTCCTGCTGGAACGGTACCCGCAGTCGTTCAACGCCGACTTCGAGACCAACAAGGAACACGTCTCGGAGCTCACCAACGTGGAGTCGAAGTCCGTCCGCAACCGGATCGCCGGCTACATCACCCGACAGAAGGCCAACGCCGGTCCCGCCTGA
- a CDS encoding carboxypeptidase M32 gives MSTETTDADAEPTAYDRLLDRYERMSAVASAAGVLQWDQQVTMPEGGTPARSKELSTLSSIGHDLLTDDEMAELLETAEAGDLDDEQAAAVREVRREFDREASKPRELVEEISETSSEALSAWEEAKANDDFETFAPYLEELVELRREEAAAIDDDRDPYAVLFEEYEPYLSLDRAERILERLKEALVPMIDEIADSDADVTTDAFSGTYDTDDQEAFSRDVLSTLGYDWERGRLDTSSHPFTSGNQHDCRVTTRFDESDPLGGLTATVHEFGHAFYNLGLPQDRWGTPLGESRDLSVHESQSRLWENHVGRTEAFWEQIIPAFAEYFDTDATAREAYESVNQVYDDNLIRVEADELTYHLHIVIRFEIERDLIRGDLDVSEVPEVWNDKYEEYLGIRPETDAEGCLQDIHWSHGNFGYFPTYSLGSVMATQLFDAAEDDLGDLTEEIGDAEFGRLQEWLRENVHRHGARYQTNELVAQATGEELTADAFLSYVREKYGALYDLEESV, from the coding sequence ATGTCAACGGAGACCACAGACGCCGACGCGGAGCCGACGGCCTACGACCGACTGCTCGACCGGTACGAGCGGATGAGCGCCGTCGCGTCGGCGGCGGGCGTCCTCCAGTGGGACCAACAGGTGACGATGCCGGAGGGGGGTACTCCGGCCCGTTCGAAGGAGCTGTCGACGCTGTCGTCCATCGGCCACGACCTCCTGACGGACGACGAGATGGCCGAACTGCTGGAGACGGCGGAGGCGGGCGACCTGGACGACGAGCAGGCGGCGGCAGTGCGGGAGGTCCGTCGGGAGTTCGACCGCGAGGCGTCGAAGCCCCGCGAGCTGGTGGAGGAGATCTCCGAGACCTCCTCGGAGGCGCTGTCCGCCTGGGAGGAGGCGAAGGCGAACGACGACTTCGAGACGTTCGCGCCGTACCTGGAGGAGCTCGTCGAACTCCGCCGGGAGGAGGCGGCCGCTATCGACGACGACCGCGACCCGTACGCCGTCTTGTTCGAGGAGTACGAGCCGTACCTCTCTCTCGACCGAGCCGAGCGTATCCTCGAACGGCTGAAGGAGGCGCTCGTGCCGATGATCGACGAGATTGCCGACAGCGACGCCGACGTGACCACCGACGCCTTCTCCGGCACGTACGACACGGACGACCAGGAGGCGTTCTCGCGGGACGTGTTGTCCACGCTGGGGTACGACTGGGAGCGCGGACGCCTCGACACCTCCTCGCACCCGTTCACCTCCGGCAACCAGCACGACTGCCGTGTCACGACTCGGTTCGACGAGTCCGACCCGCTCGGCGGACTGACGGCGACCGTCCACGAGTTCGGGCACGCCTTCTACAACCTCGGCCTCCCCCAGGATCGCTGGGGGACACCGTTGGGTGAGTCGCGCGACCTGTCCGTCCACGAGAGCCAGTCACGACTGTGGGAGAACCACGTCGGCCGGACGGAGGCGTTCTGGGAGCAGATCATCCCCGCGTTCGCGGAGTACTTCGACACGGACGCCACCGCCCGAGAGGCGTACGAGTCCGTCAATCAGGTGTACGACGACAACCTGATCCGGGTGGAGGCGGACGAACTCACCTACCACCTCCACATCGTCATCCGGTTCGAGATCGAACGCGACCTGATCCGTGGCGACCTCGACGTCTCGGAGGTGCCCGAGGTGTGGAACGACAAGTACGAGGAGTACCTCGGAATTCGGCCGGAGACGGACGCGGAGGGGTGTCTCCAGGACATCCACTGGAGCCACGGCAACTTCGGTTACTTCCCCACCTACTCGCTGGGCTCCGTGATGGCGACACAGCTGTTCGACGCCGCCGAAGACGACCTGGGTGACCTCACTGAGGAGATCGGCGACGCCGAGTTCGGCCGGCTCCAGGAGTGGCTCCGCGAGAACGTCCACCGCCACGGCGCCCGCTACCAGACGAACGAACTCGTCGCCCAGGCGACCGGCGAGGAGCTCACCGCCGACGCCTTCCTCTCGTACGTCCGCGAGAAGTACGGCGCGCTGTACGACCTCGAGGAGTCGGTGTAG
- a CDS encoding AAA family ATPase gives MDVTDASGACSDVLSALSESIVAEDTFFENVLLGLLSRGHVLIEDVPGTGKTLTARSVATALGLSFSRVQFTPDLLPSDVTGTNVYNEGEASFEFSEGPIFANVVLADEINRAPPKTQAALLEAMEEEQVTVDGETYELPQPFFMIATQNPVEQEGNFPLPEAQLDRFIVKTAMGYPDEGGEVELLRRRVGRTDQDPSVSNVLDRDTVTGVREAPEQVRVDDDLLEYMARITHATRTDRRVEVGVSPRGTQRLLEATRAAAVLSGRGFVTPDDVKRVAQPVIAHRLVLTPDAKVNEVQKSDVLAGVLDRVEVPTVDYEEPTAE, from the coding sequence ATGGACGTCACCGACGCGAGTGGTGCCTGCTCGGACGTGCTGTCTGCCCTCTCGGAGTCGATCGTCGCCGAAGACACGTTCTTCGAGAACGTACTCCTGGGACTACTCTCCCGGGGTCACGTTCTGATCGAGGACGTGCCCGGCACGGGGAAGACGCTGACGGCGCGGTCCGTCGCCACGGCGCTGGGGCTGTCGTTCTCCCGAGTACAGTTCACCCCGGACCTGCTGCCGTCGGACGTGACCGGGACGAACGTGTACAACGAGGGTGAAGCCAGCTTCGAGTTCTCCGAGGGGCCGATCTTCGCGAACGTCGTGTTGGCCGACGAGATCAACCGCGCGCCGCCGAAGACGCAGGCGGCGTTGTTGGAGGCGATGGAGGAAGAACAGGTGACCGTCGACGGGGAGACGTACGAACTGCCCCAGCCGTTCTTCATGATCGCCACCCAGAACCCGGTGGAACAGGAGGGGAACTTCCCGTTGCCGGAGGCGCAGTTGGACCGGTTCATCGTGAAGACGGCGATGGGCTACCCGGACGAGGGCGGCGAGGTGGAGCTGTTGCGCCGGCGGGTCGGCCGGACGGACCAGGACCCGAGCGTCTCGAACGTGTTGGACCGCGACACGGTGACGGGGGTCCGCGAGGCGCCCGAACAGGTCCGGGTGGACGACGACCTCTTGGAGTACATGGCCCGGATCACCCACGCGACCCGAACGGACCGGCGCGTGGAGGTCGGGGTGTCGCCGCGTGGCACCCAGCGACTGTTGGAGGCGACCCGCGCGGCCGCGGTGTTGTCCGGACGAGGGTTCGTCACGCCGGACGACGTGAAACGGGTGGCACAGCCCGTGATCGCCCACCGGCTCGTGCTCACGCCGGACGCGAAGGTGAACGAGGTGCAGAAGTCGGACGTGCTCGCGGGGGTGTTGGACCGCGTCGAGGTGCCGACCGTCGACTACGAGGAGCCGACGGCGGAGTAG
- a CDS encoding A/G-specific adenine glycosylase — translation MPDHLPRLADDASAVADVREALVDWYETDHRSFPWRETTDPYAVLVSEVMSQQTQLSRVVDAYEAFLDRWPTVEELAADDRAAVVAFWSDHSLGYNNRAKYLHEAAGQVVDDHDGEFPRDPDGLQELMGVGPYTANAVASFAFDNGDAVVDTNVKRVLHRAFDVPDDDDAFERAANELMPAGESRVWNNAIMELGGVACESTPRCDEEGCPWRRWCGAYETGDFTAPDVPEQPSFEGSRRQMRGRVVGVLGEHGPLALDTLGPRVRVDYTPDGDHGREWLRGLVSDLADDGLVDLERRDGELVARLRQ, via the coding sequence GTGCCCGACCACCTCCCGCGGCTCGCGGACGACGCCTCCGCCGTCGCCGATGTCCGCGAGGCGCTCGTCGACTGGTACGAGACGGACCACCGTTCGTTCCCCTGGCGGGAGACGACCGACCCCTACGCCGTGCTCGTCTCGGAGGTGATGAGCCAACAGACCCAGCTCTCCCGGGTGGTCGACGCCTACGAGGCCTTCTTGGACCGCTGGCCGACCGTCGAGGAGCTGGCGGCCGACGACCGCGCCGCCGTCGTCGCCTTCTGGTCGGACCACTCGCTGGGCTACAACAACCGTGCGAAGTACCTCCACGAGGCCGCCGGCCAGGTGGTCGACGACCACGACGGCGAGTTCCCCCGCGACCCCGACGGACTCCAGGAGCTGATGGGCGTCGGGCCGTACACCGCCAACGCCGTCGCATCCTTCGCGTTCGACAACGGCGACGCCGTCGTCGACACGAACGTGAAACGAGTGCTACACCGTGCGTTCGACGTACCGGACGACGACGACGCCTTCGAACGGGCCGCGAACGAACTGATGCCCGCCGGGGAGTCGCGGGTCTGGAACAACGCGATCATGGAACTGGGTGGTGTCGCCTGCGAGTCGACGCCGCGGTGTGACGAAGAGGGGTGCCCGTGGCGCCGGTGGTGTGGCGCCTACGAGACCGGCGACTTCACCGCGCCGGACGTGCCCGAACAGCCGTCGTTCGAGGGGAGTCGCCGCCAGATGCGCGGCCGGGTCGTCGGCGTCCTGGGTGAACACGGCCCGTTGGCGTTGGACACCCTCGGTCCACGCGTCCGCGTCGACTACACACCCGACGGCGACCACGGCCGCGAGTGGCTCCGCGGGCTGGTCTCGGATCTGGCCGACGACGGACTGGTGGACCTCGAACGACGGGACGGGGAGCTCGTCGCCCGGCTGCGTCAGTGA
- a CDS encoding ion channel: MHNECEYFDSVEWDDRRWRAASEWQLDGFAAFVDADVQDALAGVVNPESRSQETELSAFTVGDVWPRETPVAGWTREDVLAAWDDREVTPDPPEACPHEPTGGDRCVFHGDADDETVRAAVSEAIDSERRADRLLSGGTFPSLDFRFERIAAPDTHPLVLSYATVDGLDFHSATVTQGLNLRYARVTGDASFHNATFERFLALRGAEFETGFDADEATVGGRLDAKRLRAGDDVRITRAVFRGSVAFDDASLPEANFFGTTFTDETSFDGAELTTGNFKTATFEGIASFERLTAEMTSFSRARFDKMAVFDGSEATDELVFVGTTFGERLLCDEIRAEAVLFADATVGPISLDDVVVDQQINFAGATVEQLRAANLTTETLTVMTGTLHEGRIEVPDDEEFTCNLTEATLGDVTFEGPPDMFESFLLRDTVFDGFDFARGAHREALAAVDWNIHEPAAAVADEPIDFETTYLRAKQGADDHGDTVAASEFFVREMRHRRNGYLDTLSASPVSIAGLVSLYRAVSNTTLGVLTGYGERPGRVVLMSVATVLGFAVLYPATGGLARNGTTLRYGSDATTALLDSLYFSFVTFTTVDYGNFALTSPLGRVLAGVEAFFGAFVLALLVYILGRSIRL, translated from the coding sequence ATGCACAACGAGTGCGAGTACTTCGACTCCGTCGAGTGGGACGACCGACGGTGGCGTGCCGCCTCCGAGTGGCAACTCGACGGATTCGCGGCGTTCGTCGACGCCGACGTGCAGGACGCGCTCGCGGGTGTCGTGAACCCGGAGTCGCGGTCACAGGAGACGGAACTGTCTGCGTTCACAGTCGGCGACGTGTGGCCGCGGGAGACGCCGGTCGCCGGCTGGACGCGCGAGGACGTGTTGGCCGCGTGGGACGACCGAGAGGTGACGCCGGACCCGCCGGAGGCGTGTCCACACGAGCCGACGGGGGGTGACCGTTGCGTGTTCCACGGCGACGCCGACGACGAGACCGTCCGGGCTGCCGTCTCCGAGGCGATCGACTCGGAGCGGCGGGCCGACCGACTCCTCTCTGGTGGCACGTTCCCGTCGCTGGACTTCCGGTTCGAACGCATCGCCGCCCCCGACACACATCCGTTGGTGTTGTCGTACGCGACTGTCGACGGGCTCGACTTCCACAGTGCGACGGTCACGCAGGGACTCAACCTCCGGTACGCCCGGGTGACCGGCGACGCGAGCTTCCACAACGCGACGTTCGAGCGGTTTCTCGCGCTTCGAGGGGCCGAATTCGAGACAGGGTTCGACGCGGACGAGGCGACCGTCGGCGGCAGACTGGATGCGAAGCGGCTGCGAGCCGGTGACGACGTGCGCATCACGCGAGCAGTGTTCCGCGGGTCCGTCGCGTTCGACGACGCCTCGCTTCCGGAGGCGAACTTCTTCGGCACGACGTTCACCGACGAGACGAGTTTCGACGGTGCCGAACTGACGACCGGGAACTTCAAGACCGCGACGTTCGAGGGGATCGCGTCGTTCGAGCGGCTGACGGCGGAGATGACCTCCTTCTCGCGTGCTCGTTTCGACAAGATGGCGGTGTTCGACGGGAGTGAGGCGACCGACGAACTCGTGTTCGTCGGCACCACGTTCGGCGAACGACTGCTCTGTGACGAGATCCGAGCCGAGGCTGTCCTGTTCGCCGACGCGACAGTTGGGCCGATCTCTCTCGACGACGTGGTCGTCGATCAGCAGATCAACTTCGCGGGCGCAACTGTCGAGCAGTTGCGCGCGGCGAATCTGACGACGGAGACGCTGACGGTGATGACCGGCACACTCCACGAGGGGCGTATCGAGGTACCCGACGACGAGGAGTTCACCTGTAACCTGACTGAGGCGACGCTCGGCGATGTCACGTTCGAGGGGCCGCCGGACATGTTCGAGTCGTTCCTGCTCAGAGACACGGTGTTCGACGGGTTCGACTTTGCGAGGGGTGCCCACCGCGAGGCGTTGGCTGCCGTCGACTGGAACATCCACGAGCCGGCTGCCGCCGTCGCCGACGAGCCGATCGACTTCGAGACGACGTATCTCCGTGCCAAACAGGGCGCAGACGACCACGGAGACACGGTTGCCGCCTCGGAGTTCTTCGTCCGGGAGATGCGTCACCGTCGGAACGGCTACCTCGACACGCTCTCTGCGTCACCGGTGTCGATCGCTGGCCTCGTGAGCCTCTACCGGGCTGTGAGCAACACGACGTTGGGTGTTCTCACGGGCTACGGGGAACGACCCGGACGGGTAGTGCTGATGTCCGTCGCCACCGTCCTAGGGTTCGCCGTGCTGTACCCGGCGACCGGCGGGCTCGCACGCAACGGAACGACACTGCGGTACGGCTCTGACGCCACGACCGCGTTGCTCGACTCGCTGTACTTCAGCTTCGTCACGTTCACCACCGTCGACTACGGCAACTTCGCTCTGACTTCGCCGCTCGGACGAGTTCTGGCAGGCGTCGAGGCGTTCTTCGGCGCGTTCGTTCTCGCGCTGCTCGTGTACATCCTCGGTCGATCGATTCGGCTGTGA
- a CDS encoding long-chain fatty acid--CoA ligase produces MDWQSAETEFHPDVVRETIPETFRAAADEHAGLQAQQYKGGVYDRSLVDAGVIDPAPDGAFAGLTYEESHEVVQRLSVGFREIGVDPGDRVGLLSHTRMEWAQTDLAVLGAGGVVTTVYTSSSADQVGYLLDDPDADGVVVENRELLDRVLAVEDDLDLEFVVLIDGGAHEREDVYTLGEVYRAGEACGPGDDWIVDRDGSDPASLIYTSGTTGQPKGAVLTHRNFLSNVEQCYRRFGPRPDKTRTDTPAIEPGKVNLSFLPLAHVFERLAGHFLMLSAGATVAYAESPDTLREDFGLVQPDTAASVPRVYEKLYAAIREQASESDISRRIFSWATEVGREHYRADSPGPFLRAKYALADRLVFSSVREALGDNVDFFISGGGSLSADLCELYHAMGVPVLEGYGLTETSPVVAVNPPETPQVGTIGPPVQDVEIRLDTSVAPDDGDDVGELLVRGPNVFDGYWEKPDKTDAAFVSESALSGAAADGGVAVDTGESEATTSDEPWFRTGDVVEIRDDGYVAFRERAKQLLKLSTGKMVPPGPIEDAFAASELVEQTMVVGDARKFVGALLVPDFEGVRAWADANGVDLPDAERLICQDEAVIDRIQREVDEINEGFEKHERIKQFRLVSEAFTEDNDMLTPTMKKKRREIESYYDAEIERLYEE; encoded by the coding sequence ATGGACTGGCAGAGCGCGGAGACGGAGTTCCACCCCGACGTGGTCCGGGAGACGATTCCGGAGACGTTTCGCGCGGCGGCGGACGAACACGCCGGCCTCCAGGCCCAGCAGTACAAGGGTGGGGTCTACGACCGCTCGCTCGTGGACGCCGGGGTGATCGACCCCGCGCCCGACGGCGCGTTCGCCGGGCTCACCTACGAGGAGAGCCACGAGGTCGTCCAGCGACTCTCTGTCGGCTTCCGAGAGATCGGCGTCGACCCGGGCGATCGGGTCGGTCTGTTGTCTCACACCCGGATGGAGTGGGCACAGACCGACCTGGCGGTGTTGGGCGCCGGCGGCGTCGTCACCACCGTGTACACCTCCTCGTCGGCGGATCAGGTGGGGTATCTGCTCGACGACCCGGACGCAGACGGGGTGGTCGTGGAGAATCGTGAACTGCTCGACCGGGTGTTGGCCGTCGAGGACGACCTCGACCTGGAGTTCGTCGTCCTGATCGACGGCGGCGCTCACGAACGCGAGGACGTGTACACGCTCGGCGAAGTGTACCGCGCCGGCGAGGCGTGTGGCCCGGGCGACGACTGGATCGTCGACCGCGACGGCTCCGACCCCGCGAGTCTGATCTACACCTCCGGGACGACCGGCCAGCCGAAGGGTGCCGTGTTGACCCACCGGAACTTCCTGTCGAACGTCGAGCAGTGTTACCGCCGATTCGGCCCGCGGCCGGACAAGACCAGGACGGACACCCCCGCCATCGAGCCGGGGAAAGTGAACCTCTCGTTTCTGCCGTTGGCGCACGTGTTCGAACGGCTGGCCGGCCACTTCCTCATGCTGTCGGCGGGCGCGACGGTCGCGTACGCGGAGTCGCCGGACACGCTCCGGGAGGACTTCGGACTCGTGCAGCCCGACACCGCCGCGAGCGTCCCCCGGGTGTACGAGAAGCTGTACGCGGCGATTCGGGAGCAGGCGAGCGAGTCCGACATCAGCCGCCGGATCTTCTCGTGGGCGACGGAGGTGGGTCGGGAGCACTACCGTGCGGACAGCCCCGGGCCGTTCCTGCGGGCGAAGTACGCGCTCGCGGATCGACTCGTCTTCTCGTCGGTCCGGGAGGCGCTCGGCGACAACGTCGACTTCTTCATCTCCGGCGGGGGGTCGCTGTCGGCGGACCTGTGTGAGCTGTACCACGCGATGGGCGTGCCGGTGTTGGAGGGGTACGGCCTCACGGAGACCTCGCCGGTCGTCGCGGTCAACCCGCCGGAGACGCCGCAGGTCGGCACCATCGGCCCACCGGTGCAGGACGTAGAGATCCGACTGGACACGAGCGTCGCTCCGGACGACGGGGACGACGTCGGCGAACTGCTCGTCCGCGGGCCGAACGTGTTCGACGGCTACTGGGAGAAGCCGGACAAGACCGACGCCGCGTTCGTCTCGGAGTCGGCGCTGTCGGGCGCCGCCGCCGACGGCGGCGTCGCCGTCGACACGGGCGAGAGCGAGGCGACGACCTCCGACGAGCCGTGGTTCCGTACCGGCGACGTGGTGGAGATCCGCGACGACGGCTACGTCGCCTTCCGCGAGCGGGCCAAGCAGTTGCTCAAGCTGTCGACCGGGAAGATGGTGCCGCCCGGCCCCATCGAGGACGCGTTCGCCGCCTCCGAACTCGTCGAGCAGACGATGGTGGTGGGTGACGCCCGGAAGTTCGTCGGCGCGTTGCTCGTCCCGGACTTCGAGGGGGTCCGGGCGTGGGCGGACGCCAACGGCGTGGACCTGCCGGACGCCGAGCGGCTGATCTGTCAGGACGAGGCCGTGATCGACCGAATCCAGCGCGAGGTCGACGAGATCAACGAGGGGTTCGAGAAACACGAACGGATCAAGCAGTTCCGGCTCGTGTCCGAGGCGTTCACGGAAGACAACGACATGCTCACCCCGACGATGAAGAAGAAACGCCGAGAGATCGAGTCGTACTACGACGCGGAGATCGAACGGCTGTACGAGGAGTAG
- a CDS encoding MBL fold metallo-hydrolase, giving the protein MAAGDVTTVAECTDLHYVDTGMYGTPGYGAVYVIDADRPAVVDTGIGTHHDRVLDALAELGVEPELILPTHVHLDHAGGAGFLAEAFPDAEVRVHEIGLDHLVDPSRLVAGTKAAVGEQWEYYVDPEPVPADRIAPLTDGDEVDLGDRTLTAHHAPGHAPHQVVFHDDRDDAVFTGDAVGIYVPALDAVRQTTPPSQFDLDRAIADVETVAALDPETLCFPHFGATTASDSLFSGYKRTLVEWVENVRRARAEATDDESVVASFADAVDGDLIEVWGEEKARAEERLNTRGVLGYLDGAAEP; this is encoded by the coding sequence ATGGCAGCCGGCGACGTGACGACCGTCGCGGAGTGTACCGACCTCCACTACGTCGACACCGGGATGTACGGCACCCCCGGCTACGGCGCAGTGTACGTGATCGACGCCGACCGGCCGGCAGTCGTCGACACCGGGATCGGCACTCACCACGACCGCGTGCTGGACGCGCTGGCGGAGCTGGGCGTCGAGCCGGAGCTGATCTTACCGACACACGTCCACCTCGACCACGCCGGCGGGGCCGGTTTCCTCGCGGAGGCGTTCCCGGACGCCGAAGTCCGGGTCCACGAGATCGGCCTGGACCACCTCGTCGATCCCTCCCGGCTCGTCGCCGGGACGAAGGCGGCCGTCGGCGAGCAGTGGGAGTACTACGTCGACCCGGAGCCGGTGCCGGCCGACCGGATCGCCCCGCTGACGGACGGTGACGAGGTTGACCTGGGCGACCGGACGCTGACGGCCCACCACGCTCCCGGCCACGCCCCCCACCAAGTCGTGTTCCACGACGACCGCGACGACGCCGTGTTCACGGGCGACGCCGTCGGCATCTACGTCCCGGCGTTGGACGCCGTCCGCCAGACCACACCTCCCTCGCAGTTCGACCTGGATCGGGCCATCGCAGACGTGGAGACGGTCGCGGCGCTCGACCCGGAGACGCTGTGTTTCCCTCACTTCGGCGCGACCACGGCCAGTGACTCGTTGTTCTCGGGGTACAAGCGCACCCTCGTCGAGTGGGTCGAGAACGTCCGCCGGGCCCGCGCGGAGGCGACCGACGACGAGAGCGTGGTGGCGTCGTTCGCGGACGCCGTCGACGGGGACCTGATCGAGGTGTGGGGCGAAGAGAAGGCACGCGCCGAAGAACGGCTCAACACCCGTGGTGTACTGGGCTACCTCGACGGCGCCGCGGAGCCGTGA
- a CDS encoding class I SAM-dependent methyltransferase — protein MREFSADYLDRTRRGMWADSRAALADLSLSSRQRVLDVGCGTGELTAVLAEETGGTVVGVDADTELLTTARDRSRDGIDGYAAGDAVRLPFAADSFDLVVCQALLVNLPEPPAALREFARVSRDLVAAVEPDNADVAVSSTVETEASLEAEARAAFVDGVATDVTTADLTETFAAAGLSAVSTRRYHHEKRVTPPYSETDLEGATRKATGAALASHETELRRALSPTAYDDLRQRWRAMGRDVVEQMQTDDYERVEVVPFDVTVGRV, from the coding sequence GTGCGCGAGTTCTCTGCCGACTACCTCGACCGCACGCGCCGCGGGATGTGGGCCGACAGCCGAGCGGCGCTGGCGGACCTCTCCCTGTCGAGCCGGCAGCGAGTTCTCGACGTCGGCTGTGGCACCGGCGAGCTGACGGCCGTGCTGGCCGAGGAGACCGGCGGCACCGTCGTCGGCGTCGACGCCGACACCGAACTGTTGACCACGGCCCGTGACCGGTCGAGAGACGGGATCGACGGCTACGCCGCCGGCGACGCCGTCCGACTCCCGTTCGCCGCCGACAGCTTCGATCTGGTCGTCTGTCAGGCGTTGCTGGTCAACCTCCCGGAGCCCCCGGCGGCGCTCCGGGAGTTCGCCCGGGTCTCTCGTGATCTGGTGGCGGCGGTGGAGCCGGACAACGCCGACGTGGCCGTCTCCTCGACCGTCGAGACGGAGGCGTCGCTGGAGGCGGAGGCGCGAGCGGCGTTCGTCGACGGGGTCGCCACGGACGTGACCACCGCCGACCTGACGGAGACGTTCGCGGCGGCGGGGCTGTCTGCCGTCTCCACCCGTCGCTACCACCACGAGAAACGCGTGACGCCGCCGTACTCCGAGACGGACCTGGAGGGGGCGACCCGGAAGGCGACCGGCGCCGCGCTCGCCAGCCACGAGACTGAGCTCCGCCGGGCGCTGTCCCCGACCGCCTACGACGACCTCCGACAGCGCTGGCGGGCGATGGGCCGCGACGTGGTCGAACAGATGCAGACCGACGACTACGAGCGCGTGGAGGTCGTACCGTTCGACGTGACTGTCGGGCGAGTGTGA